One Sediminibacillus dalangtanensis genomic region harbors:
- a CDS encoding heavy metal translocating P-type ATPase, whose protein sequence is MSSEVVDAGTAKEKTACTPISKLVDGMILHGELIAAIISGLLVLTAWSMEDKITEPLYIFLHLAAFLIGGFAKAKEGIIETIQDRKLNVEMLMVFAAIGSAAIGYWTEGAILIFIFALSGALETYTMNKSQKELSGLMDLQPQTAVRLVNGKEMAVAVSELAVGDLVFIKAGESVPADGQISRGSTSLDESAITGEAFPVEKQKGDNVFAGTINLNGAITVEVSKPADETLFQKIIYLVQSAQSEKSPSQLFIERFEGSYVNVVLLAVLLMMVIPPFVIAWSWQETIYRAMVLLVVASPCALVASIMPAMLSSISKGARSGILFKGGIHLEKLSRIKVVAFDKTGTLTVGHPHVTDAYFRDDDVSILENIRAIEANSNHPLAQSIVRYAESQKYFPKSLPEQVIEERGHGIKAVLGESSWKIGSAEFVGSEEAAEFQGGIAGRLAAEGKTVVFAADERGIAAVIALKDTVRPETAAALKTLQKNGITTVMLTGDNEKTAAAIAAECGIDDFKAACLPDEKLTYIDRLKDQYGTVGMVGDGINDAPALATANVGIAMGAGTDVALETADIVLMKNDLSKIADAVSLSRRMNRIVKQNVFFSVAVILLLIMTNFLQLLDLPLGVIGHEGSTILVILNGLRLLR, encoded by the coding sequence ATGAGCTCCGAAGTCGTTGATGCGGGAACTGCAAAGGAAAAAACAGCATGCACTCCCATCAGCAAATTAGTTGATGGAATGATATTGCACGGTGAACTTATAGCGGCTATCATCAGTGGCCTGCTCGTGTTGACGGCCTGGTCGATGGAGGATAAAATAACGGAGCCATTGTACATTTTTCTGCATCTTGCAGCGTTTTTGATCGGCGGATTTGCAAAAGCGAAGGAAGGCATAATCGAAACCATTCAGGACAGGAAACTGAATGTCGAAATGCTGATGGTATTTGCTGCAATAGGCTCAGCGGCAATAGGTTACTGGACAGAAGGAGCCATTTTGATTTTTATCTTTGCTTTAAGCGGGGCTCTGGAGACTTATACGATGAATAAAAGTCAAAAGGAGCTTTCCGGCTTAATGGATTTGCAGCCGCAAACAGCGGTGCGGCTTGTAAACGGAAAAGAAATGGCAGTAGCGGTTTCGGAATTGGCGGTGGGTGATCTTGTTTTCATTAAAGCAGGAGAAAGCGTACCTGCAGATGGACAGATAAGCAGAGGAAGCACTTCGTTGGATGAGTCAGCGATAACTGGTGAAGCATTTCCGGTGGAAAAACAGAAAGGTGACAACGTATTTGCCGGTACAATCAATCTGAATGGCGCCATTACTGTTGAAGTCAGCAAACCTGCTGATGAGACACTGTTCCAAAAAATCATCTATCTAGTCCAATCTGCTCAGAGTGAAAAGTCACCATCCCAGCTTTTTATCGAACGATTTGAAGGTTCTTATGTGAACGTAGTCTTGCTTGCTGTTCTATTGATGATGGTGATTCCCCCTTTTGTAATTGCTTGGAGCTGGCAGGAAACGATTTATCGTGCCATGGTGCTCCTGGTGGTAGCTTCACCGTGTGCATTGGTCGCTTCCATCATGCCGGCGATGCTATCATCGATTTCCAAAGGTGCCCGAAGCGGTATTCTGTTTAAAGGCGGAATCCATCTGGAAAAACTGTCCCGAATCAAGGTTGTAGCCTTCGATAAGACAGGTACGCTGACAGTAGGGCATCCTCACGTTACCGATGCTTATTTCCGTGATGACGATGTGAGTATTTTAGAAAATATCCGGGCGATAGAAGCGAACTCCAATCATCCCTTGGCTCAATCGATTGTACGATATGCAGAATCACAAAAATACTTCCCGAAGTCTTTACCTGAACAAGTAATCGAGGAACGCGGCCACGGGATTAAGGCAGTATTGGGAGAATCGAGTTGGAAAATAGGCAGTGCTGAATTTGTCGGAAGCGAAGAGGCAGCCGAATTTCAAGGAGGAATTGCCGGTCGGTTGGCTGCAGAGGGAAAGACGGTTGTTTTTGCTGCCGACGAGAGGGGGATCGCTGCAGTGATAGCCCTCAAAGACACGGTTAGACCGGAAACGGCTGCGGCATTAAAAACATTGCAAAAAAATGGCATTACGACCGTTATGCTGACCGGGGACAACGAAAAAACTGCTGCAGCAATAGCAGCGGAATGTGGAATCGATGATTTTAAGGCAGCGTGTCTGCCTGATGAGAAGTTAACTTATATCGACCGATTGAAAGATCAGTATGGAACGGTCGGCATGGTCGGTGACGGCATCAATGATGCACCCGCCCTGGCCACGGCTAATGTGGGAATAGCCATGGGGGCAGGTACCGATGTGGCACTGGAAACAGCAGATATCGTCTTGATGAAAAATGACTTAAGCAAGATCGCCGACGCTGTATCGCTTTCTCGGCGAATGAACAGGATCGTTAAACAAAATGTTTTCTTTTCTGTTGCTGTCATTCTGTTATTGATCATGACCAATTTTCTGCAGCTTCTCGATTTGCCATTAGGAGTAATCGGCCATGAAGGCAGTACGATTCTGGTTATTTTAAATGGGCTGCGGCTTTTGCGCTAG
- a CDS encoding 5-methyltetrahydropteroyltriglutamate--homocysteine S-methyltransferase, with product MEKNQFDQPVNVLPTPPFKGDHVGSLLRPERLKQARLQRQNGEITAEQLRNVEDEEIIRAVEKQKQAGLQAVTDGEFRRSWWHFDFLEQLDGVEAYVPESGIQFHGTKTKARGIKITGKVNFSEHPMVEDYKFLHNIAGDHTAKMTIPSPNMLYFRGKLEYSPYEDQEVFFADLTTAYKKAIQTFYDAGCRYLQLDDTSWSLFFSEDGRARIRENGQDPDELSRFFARCINESIADKPDDLIITMHICRGNYQSTWAASGGYDAVSEVIFGGLDVDGLFLEYDDDRSGGFEPLRFVNRSDLQIVLGLVTSKHGNLEDKQLIKKRIEQAAEYVDKNQLCLSPQCGFASTEEGNLLTEEEQWAKLKHIINIADEVWHS from the coding sequence ATGGAAAAAAATCAATTTGACCAACCTGTAAACGTGCTTCCTACCCCACCGTTTAAGGGAGATCATGTCGGCAGCTTGCTGCGTCCGGAAAGGCTTAAACAGGCACGTTTGCAACGGCAAAATGGAGAAATAACAGCAGAACAACTTCGAAACGTGGAAGACGAGGAGATTATCCGGGCAGTGGAAAAACAAAAACAGGCGGGTCTTCAGGCTGTGACAGACGGAGAATTCCGCCGTTCCTGGTGGCACTTCGACTTTCTGGAGCAACTTGATGGCGTAGAAGCTTACGTACCGGAAAGCGGTATTCAATTCCATGGTACAAAAACGAAAGCACGCGGAATTAAAATCACAGGAAAAGTCAATTTCAGCGAGCATCCAATGGTGGAAGATTATAAATTTTTACATAACATAGCCGGAGACCATACCGCCAAAATGACGATACCGAGTCCCAACATGTTGTATTTCCGCGGAAAACTGGAATACTCTCCTTATGAAGACCAGGAAGTCTTTTTCGCTGACTTAACCACTGCGTACAAAAAAGCGATCCAAACTTTTTATGATGCCGGCTGTCGCTATTTACAACTCGATGACACATCCTGGTCGTTGTTCTTCTCGGAAGACGGACGTGCGCGGATACGTGAAAATGGACAGGACCCAGACGAACTCAGCCGCTTTTTTGCCCGATGTATCAACGAATCTATTGCCGATAAACCAGATGACCTGATCATTACCATGCACATTTGCCGGGGAAACTATCAGTCCACCTGGGCCGCTTCTGGTGGTTATGACGCTGTTTCTGAAGTGATTTTCGGCGGTTTGGATGTAGACGGTCTATTTCTTGAATATGACGACGATCGTTCCGGTGGATTCGAGCCACTACGTTTTGTCAATCGTTCAGATTTGCAAATTGTTTTAGGACTGGTCACCTCCAAACACGGTAATTTAGAGGACAAACAGTTGATCAAGAAACGCATCGAACAAGCTGCGGAATATGTAGACAAAAATCAGCTATGCTTGAGCCCGCAATGCGGTTTTGCCTCAACAGAAGAAGGAAACCTGCTGACAGAAGAAGAACAGTGGGCGAAATTAAAGCACATTATAAACATTGCGGATGAAGTCTGGCATAGCTGA